The following coding sequences are from one Neodiprion lecontei isolate iyNeoLeco1 chromosome 7, iyNeoLeco1.1, whole genome shotgun sequence window:
- the LOC107220178 gene encoding sodium/potassium-transporting ATPase subunit alpha isoform X2 produces MASKGRLAVEEHGRSDSYRVATLPNVRDDNKTADGMYKSRRKNPKRKGDNLDDLKQELDIDFHKITPEELYQRFSTHPENGLSHAKAKENLERDGPNALTPPKQTPEWVKFCKNLFGGFALLLWIGAFLCFIAYSIQASTVEDPNDDNLYLGIVLAAVVIVTGIFSYYQESKSSKIMESFKNMVPQFATVLREGEKLTLRAEDLVLGDVVEVKFGDRIPADIRIIESRGFKVDNSSLTGESEPQSRSPEFTNENPLETKNLAFFSTNAVEGTAKGVVICCGDQTVMGRIAGLASGLDTGETPIAKEIHHFIHLITGVAVFLGVTFFVIAFILGYHWLDAVIFLIGIIVANVPEGLLATVTVCLTLTAKRMASKNCLVKNLEAVETLGSTSTICSDKTGTLTQNRMTVAHMWFDNQIIEADTTEDQSGVQYDRTSPGFKALAKIAALCNRAEFKGGQDNLSILKKEVNGDASEAALLKCMELALGDVMGVRKRNKKVCEIPFNSTNKYQVSIHESDDPNDPRHLLVMKGAPERILDRCSTIFIGGKEKVLDEEMKEAFNNAYLELGGLGERVLGFCDFVLPSDKFPLGYKFNCDDPNFPVEGLRFVGLMSMIDPPRAAVPDAVAKCRSAGIKVIMVTGDHPITAKAIAKSVGIISEGNETVEDIAQRLNIPVAEVNPREAKAAVIHGSELRELDSDHLDEILRYHTEIVFARTSPQQKLIIVEGCQRMGAIVAVTGDGVNDSPALKKADIGVAMGIAGSDVSKQAADMILLDDNFASIVTGVEEGRLIFDNLKKSIAYTLTSNIPEISPFLAFILCDIPLPLGTVTILCIDLGTDMVPAISLAYEAPESDIMKRQPRDPYRDNLVNRRLISMAYGQIGMIQAAAGFFVYFVIMAENGFLPTKLFGIRKQWDSKAINDLTDSYGQEWTFRDRKTLEFTCHTAFFVSIVIVQWADLIVCKTRRNSIIHQGMRNWALNFGLVFETALAAFLSYTPGMDKGLRMFPLKFVWWLPAIPFMISIFVYDEVRRFYLRRNPGGWLEQETYY; encoded by the exons CATGGCCGTTCAGACTCTTACAGAGTCGCCACTCTGCCAAATGTTCGGGACGACAACAAAACCGCTGACGGAATGTACAAG TCGCGGCGGAAGAACCCAAAGCGGAAGGGGGACAATTTGGATGATCTGAAACAAGAGTTGGACAttgattttcataaaatcacaCCGGAGGAATTATACCAGAGATTTAGCACGCACCCCGAAAAC GGCCTCAGCCACGCGAAGGCGAAGGAGAACCTGGAAAGAGATGGACCGAACGCATTGACGCCGCCGAAGCAGACGCCTGAATGGGTGAAATTCTGCAAAAACTTGTTCGGCGGTTTTGCGCTGCTTTTGTGGATCGGAGCGTTCCTCTGCTTCATCGCGTACTCGATCCAAGCGTCGACGGTGGAGGACCCGAACGACGACAACCTGTACCTAGGAATAGTCCTTGCGGCGGTGGTTATAGTGACCGGAATATTCTCGTACTACCAGGAGAGCAAGTCGAGCAAGATCATGGAGTCGTTCAAGAACATGGTGCCCCAATTCGCGACCGTCCTTAGAGAGGGTGAGAAGCTGACGCTTCGGGCGGAGGACCTGGTGCTCGGTGACGTGGTCGAAGTGAAGTTCGGAGACCGGATCCCGGCCGACATCCGCATCATAGAATCACGGGGATTCAAGGTCGACAACAGCTCCCTGACGGGTGAGTCCGAGCCCCAATCCCGGTCCCCGGAGTTCACGAATGAGAATCCACTCGAGACGAAGAACCTGGCATTTTTCTCGACGAACGCCGTCGAGGGCACGGCAAAGGGAGTCGTGATCTGTTGCGGGGACCAGACGGTGATGGGACGCATAGCTGGACTCGCGTCCGGACTCGATACCGGAGAAACGCCGATCGCCAAGGAGATCCATCACTTTATTCATCTGATTACCGGAGTGGCCGTATTCCTGGGGGTTACCTTCTTCGTCATCGCCTTCATCCTCGGCTATCATTGGCTGGACGCCGTCATCTTCCTGATCGGTATCATCGTCGCTAACGTCCCCGAGGGCCTGCTGGCCACGGTTACCGTCTGCCTGACGCTCACGGCGAAACGAATGGCCTCGAAGAACTGCCTGGTAAAGAACCTCGAGGCTGTCGAGACCCTGGGATCGACTTCGACCATCTGCTCGGACAAGACCGGGACCCTGACGCAGAACCGGATGACCGTGGCTCACATGTGGTTCGACAACCAGATCATCGAGGCCGACACGACCGAGGACCAGTCCGGTGTTCAGTACGACAGAACTAGCCCGGGATTCAAGGCGCTCGCCAAGATCGCGGCGCTTTGTAATCGTGCCGAGTTCAAAGGTGGTCAGGACAACTTGTCGATACTGAAGAAGGAGGTGAACGGCGACGCGTCCGAAGCCGCGCTTCTCAAGTGCATGGAACTCGCGCTCGGCGATGTGATGGGCGTCAGGAAGCGCAACAAGAAGGTCTGCGAGATACCGTTCAACTCCACCAACAAGTACCAGGTCTCCATTCACGAGTCCGACGATCCCAACGACCCCCGACATCTCCTTGTGATGAAGGGCGCGCCAGAGAGGATCCTCGACCGATGTAGCACCATATTCATTGGCGGAAAGGAGAAGGTACTGGACGAGGAGATGAAGGAGGCGTTCAACAACGCGTATCTCGAACTCGGTGGACTCGGCGAGCGTGTTCTTGGTTTCTGCGACTTTGTTCTACCCTCTGACAAGTTTCCACTTGGTTACAAATTCAACTGCGATGACCCCAACTTCCCGGTCGAGGGACTCCGCTTTGTGGGACTCATGTCCATGATCGATCCGCCCAGGGCTGCGGTGCCGGACGCTGTTGCCAAGTGCCGGTCAGCCGGTATCAAGGTCATCATGGTCACTGGTGACCATCCTATCACTGCCAAAGCCATTGCCAAATCCGTTGGTATTATTTCTGAAG GAAACGAGACGGTCGAGGATATCGCGCAGCGTTTGAACATACCGGTAGCCGAAGTTAATCCGCGGGAGGCTAAAGCGGCTGTAATCCACGGTTCGGAACTGAGGGAATTGGACTCCGATCACCTGGACGAAATATTGCGATACCACACAGAAATTGTATTCGCACGTACTTCGCCGCAACAGAAGCTGATCATCGTTGAGGGTTGTCAGCGAATGGGAGCCATTGTGGCCGTCACAG GCGACGGTGTTAACGACTCTCCGGCGCTGAAGAAGGCCGACATCGGAGTCGCGATGGGCATCGCGGGTTCCGACGTATCGAAGCAAGCCGCCGACATGATTCTGCTCGACGACAACTTCGCCTCGATCGTCACGGGGGTCGAGGAGGGCCGGCTGATTTtcgacaatttgaaaaaatcaatcgcCTACACGCTCACCTCGAACATTCCCGAGATCTCACCCTTCCTCGCCTTCATTCTCTGCGATATTCCGCTGCCCCTTGGAACCGTAACCATCCTCTGCATCGACTTGGGAACCGACATG GTACCGGCGATTTCGCTCGCCTACGAGGCGCCGGAGTCGGACATTATGAAACGGCAGCCGCGCGATCCTTACAGGGACAATCTTGTCAACCGAAG GCTGATCTCAATGGCTTACGGACAGATCGGTATGATCCAAGCTGCCGCCGGTTTCTTCGTCTACTTCGTAATTATGGCTGAGAACGGTTTCCTACCAACGAAACTGTTCGGTATCAGGAAACAGTGGGACTCTAAGGCTATCAACGATCTCACGGACAGCTACGGCCAAGAATgg ACATTCCGAGACCGAAAGACGTTGGAATTCACGTGCCACACGGCGTTCTTCGTATCGATCGTGATTGTGCAGTGGGCCGATCTGATCGTCTGTAAGACACGCAGGAACTCGATAATACATCAGGGCATGAGAAATTGGGCCTTGAATTTCGGCCTGGTATTCGAAACAGCCCTGGCTGCTTTCCTCAGCTACACACCGGGAATGGACAAGGGACTGCGCATGTTCCCGCTCAA ATTCGTGTGGTGGTTACCGGCGATACCGTTCATGATTTCGATTTTCGTATACGACGAGGTGAGACGATTCTACCTCCGCCGGAACCCTGGCGGCTGGCTCGAACAAGAAACTTATTACTAA
- the LOC107220178 gene encoding sodium/potassium-transporting ATPase subunit alpha isoform X3, with protein sequence MASKGRLAVEEHGRSDSYRVATLPNVRDDNKTADGMYKSRRKNPKRKGDNLDDLKQELDIDFHKITPEELYQRFSTHPENGLSHAKAKENLERDGPNALTPPKQTPEWVKFCKNLFGGFALLLWIGAFLCFIAYSIQASTVEDPNDDNLYLGIVLAAVVIVTGIFSYYQESKSSKIMESFKNMVPQFATVLREGEKLTLRAEDLVLGDVVEVKFGDRIPADIRIIESRGFKVDNSSLTGESEPQSRSPEFTNENPLETKNLAFFSTNAVEGTAKGVVICCGDQTVMGRIAGLASGLDTGETPIAKEIHHFIHLITGVAVFLGVTFFVIAFILGYHWLDAVIFLIGIIVANVPEGLLATVTVCLTLTAKRMASKNCLVKNLEAVETLGSTSTICSDKTGTLTQNRMTVAHMWFDNQIIEADTTEDQSGVQYDRTSPGFKALAKIAALCNRAEFKGGQDNLSILKKEVNGDASEAALLKCMELALGDVMGVRKRNKKVCEIPFNSTNKYQVSIHESDDPNDPRHLLVMKGAPERILDRCSTIFIGGKEKVLDEEMKEAFNNAYLELGGLGERVLGFCDFVLPSDKFPLGYKFNCDDPNFPVEGLRFVGLMSMIDPPRAAVPDAVAKCRSAGIKVIMVTGDHPITAKAIAKSVGIISEGNETVEDIAQRLNIPVAEVNPREAKAAVIHGSELRELDSDHLDEILRYHTEIVFARTSPQQKLIIVEGCQRMGAIVAVTGDGVNDSPALKKADIGVAMGIAGSDVSKQAADMILLDDNFASIVTGVEEGRLIFDNLKKSIAYTLTSNIPEISPFLAFILCDIPLPLGTVTILCIDLGTDMIPAISLAYEHSESDIMKRRPRNPLCDNLVNERLISMAYGQIGMIQAAAGFFVYFVIMAENGFLPTKLFGIRKQWDSKAINDLTDSYGQEWTFRDRKTLEFTCHTAFFVSIVIVQWADLIVCKTRRNSIIHQGMRNWALNFGLVFETALAAFLSYTPGMDKGLRMFPLKFVWWLPAIPFMISIFVYDEVRRFYLRRNPGGWLEQETYY encoded by the exons CATGGCCGTTCAGACTCTTACAGAGTCGCCACTCTGCCAAATGTTCGGGACGACAACAAAACCGCTGACGGAATGTACAAG TCGCGGCGGAAGAACCCAAAGCGGAAGGGGGACAATTTGGATGATCTGAAACAAGAGTTGGACAttgattttcataaaatcacaCCGGAGGAATTATACCAGAGATTTAGCACGCACCCCGAAAAC GGCCTCAGCCACGCGAAGGCGAAGGAGAACCTGGAAAGAGATGGACCGAACGCATTGACGCCGCCGAAGCAGACGCCTGAATGGGTGAAATTCTGCAAAAACTTGTTCGGCGGTTTTGCGCTGCTTTTGTGGATCGGAGCGTTCCTCTGCTTCATCGCGTACTCGATCCAAGCGTCGACGGTGGAGGACCCGAACGACGACAACCTGTACCTAGGAATAGTCCTTGCGGCGGTGGTTATAGTGACCGGAATATTCTCGTACTACCAGGAGAGCAAGTCGAGCAAGATCATGGAGTCGTTCAAGAACATGGTGCCCCAATTCGCGACCGTCCTTAGAGAGGGTGAGAAGCTGACGCTTCGGGCGGAGGACCTGGTGCTCGGTGACGTGGTCGAAGTGAAGTTCGGAGACCGGATCCCGGCCGACATCCGCATCATAGAATCACGGGGATTCAAGGTCGACAACAGCTCCCTGACGGGTGAGTCCGAGCCCCAATCCCGGTCCCCGGAGTTCACGAATGAGAATCCACTCGAGACGAAGAACCTGGCATTTTTCTCGACGAACGCCGTCGAGGGCACGGCAAAGGGAGTCGTGATCTGTTGCGGGGACCAGACGGTGATGGGACGCATAGCTGGACTCGCGTCCGGACTCGATACCGGAGAAACGCCGATCGCCAAGGAGATCCATCACTTTATTCATCTGATTACCGGAGTGGCCGTATTCCTGGGGGTTACCTTCTTCGTCATCGCCTTCATCCTCGGCTATCATTGGCTGGACGCCGTCATCTTCCTGATCGGTATCATCGTCGCTAACGTCCCCGAGGGCCTGCTGGCCACGGTTACCGTCTGCCTGACGCTCACGGCGAAACGAATGGCCTCGAAGAACTGCCTGGTAAAGAACCTCGAGGCTGTCGAGACCCTGGGATCGACTTCGACCATCTGCTCGGACAAGACCGGGACCCTGACGCAGAACCGGATGACCGTGGCTCACATGTGGTTCGACAACCAGATCATCGAGGCCGACACGACCGAGGACCAGTCCGGTGTTCAGTACGACAGAACTAGCCCGGGATTCAAGGCGCTCGCCAAGATCGCGGCGCTTTGTAATCGTGCCGAGTTCAAAGGTGGTCAGGACAACTTGTCGATACTGAAGAAGGAGGTGAACGGCGACGCGTCCGAAGCCGCGCTTCTCAAGTGCATGGAACTCGCGCTCGGCGATGTGATGGGCGTCAGGAAGCGCAACAAGAAGGTCTGCGAGATACCGTTCAACTCCACCAACAAGTACCAGGTCTCCATTCACGAGTCCGACGATCCCAACGACCCCCGACATCTCCTTGTGATGAAGGGCGCGCCAGAGAGGATCCTCGACCGATGTAGCACCATATTCATTGGCGGAAAGGAGAAGGTACTGGACGAGGAGATGAAGGAGGCGTTCAACAACGCGTATCTCGAACTCGGTGGACTCGGCGAGCGTGTTCTTGGTTTCTGCGACTTTGTTCTACCCTCTGACAAGTTTCCACTTGGTTACAAATTCAACTGCGATGACCCCAACTTCCCGGTCGAGGGACTCCGCTTTGTGGGACTCATGTCCATGATCGATCCGCCCAGGGCTGCGGTGCCGGACGCTGTTGCCAAGTGCCGGTCAGCCGGTATCAAGGTCATCATGGTCACTGGTGACCATCCTATCACTGCCAAAGCCATTGCCAAATCCGTTGGTATTATTTCTGAAG GAAACGAGACGGTCGAGGATATCGCGCAGCGTTTGAACATACCGGTAGCCGAAGTTAATCCGCGGGAGGCTAAAGCGGCTGTAATCCACGGTTCGGAACTGAGGGAATTGGACTCCGATCACCTGGACGAAATATTGCGATACCACACAGAAATTGTATTCGCACGTACTTCGCCGCAACAGAAGCTGATCATCGTTGAGGGTTGTCAGCGAATGGGAGCCATTGTGGCCGTCACAG GCGACGGTGTTAACGACTCTCCGGCGCTGAAGAAGGCCGACATCGGAGTCGCGATGGGCATCGCGGGTTCCGACGTATCGAAGCAAGCCGCCGACATGATTCTGCTCGACGACAACTTCGCCTCGATCGTCACGGGGGTCGAGGAGGGCCGGCTGATTTtcgacaatttgaaaaaatcaatcgcCTACACGCTCACCTCGAACATTCCCGAGATCTCACCCTTCCTCGCCTTCATTCTCTGCGATATTCCGCTGCCCCTTGGAACCGTAACCATCCTCTGCATCGACTTGGGAACCGACATG ATACCGGCAATTTCATTGGCGTACGAGCATTCGGAGTCTGATATAATGAAGAGGAGGCCCCGGAACCCGTTGTGCGACAATCTCGTTAACGAaag GCTGATCTCAATGGCTTACGGACAGATCGGTATGATCCAAGCTGCCGCCGGTTTCTTCGTCTACTTCGTAATTATGGCTGAGAACGGTTTCCTACCAACGAAACTGTTCGGTATCAGGAAACAGTGGGACTCTAAGGCTATCAACGATCTCACGGACAGCTACGGCCAAGAATgg ACATTCCGAGACCGAAAGACGTTGGAATTCACGTGCCACACGGCGTTCTTCGTATCGATCGTGATTGTGCAGTGGGCCGATCTGATCGTCTGTAAGACACGCAGGAACTCGATAATACATCAGGGCATGAGAAATTGGGCCTTGAATTTCGGCCTGGTATTCGAAACAGCCCTGGCTGCTTTCCTCAGCTACACACCGGGAATGGACAAGGGACTGCGCATGTTCCCGCTCAA ATTCGTGTGGTGGTTACCGGCGATACCGTTCATGATTTCGATTTTCGTATACGACGAGGTGAGACGATTCTACCTCCGCCGGAACCCTGGCGGCTGGCTCGAACAAGAAACTTATTACTAA
- the LOC107220178 gene encoding sodium/potassium-transporting ATPase subunit alpha isoform X4 translates to MGDKHGRSDSYRVATLPNVRDDNKTADGMYKSRRKNPKRKGDNLDDLKQELDIDFHKITPEELYQRFSTHPENGLSHAKAKENLERDGPNALTPPKQTPEWVKFCKNLFGGFALLLWIGAFLCFIAYSIQASTVEDPNDDNLYLGIVLAAVVIVTGIFSYYQESKSSKIMESFKNMVPQFATVLREGEKLTLRAEDLVLGDVVEVKFGDRIPADIRIIESRGFKVDNSSLTGESEPQSRSPEFTNENPLETKNLAFFSTNAVEGTAKGVVICCGDQTVMGRIAGLASGLDTGETPIAKEIHHFIHLITGVAVFLGVTFFVIAFILGYHWLDAVIFLIGIIVANVPEGLLATVTVCLTLTAKRMASKNCLVKNLEAVETLGSTSTICSDKTGTLTQNRMTVAHMWFDNQIIEADTTEDQSGVQYDRTSPGFKALAKIAALCNRAEFKGGQDNLSILKKEVNGDASEAALLKCMELALGDVMGVRKRNKKVCEIPFNSTNKYQVSIHESDDPNDPRHLLVMKGAPERILDRCSTIFIGGKEKVLDEEMKEAFNNAYLELGGLGERVLGFCDFVLPSDKFPLGYKFNCDDPNFPVEGLRFVGLMSMIDPPRAAVPDAVAKCRSAGIKVIMVTGDHPITAKAIAKSVGIISEGNETVEDIAQRLNIPVAEVNPREAKAAVIHGSELRELDSDHLDEILRYHTEIVFARTSPQQKLIIVEGCQRMGAIVAVTGDGVNDSPALKKADIGVAMGIAGSDVSKQAADMILLDDNFASIVTGVEEGRLIFDNLKKSIAYTLTSNIPEISPFLAFILCDIPLPLGTVTILCIDLGTDMVPAISLAYEEAESDIMKRQPRNPFTDKLVNERLISMAYGQIGMIQAAAGFFVYFVIMAENGFLPTKLFGIRKQWDSKAINDLTDSYGQEWTFRDRKTLEFTCHTAFFVSIVIVQWADLIVCKTRRNSIIHQGMRNWALNFGLVFETALAAFLSYTPGMDKGLRMFPLKFVWWLPAIPFMISIFVYDEVRRFYLRRNPGGWLEQETYY, encoded by the exons ATGGGTGATAAG CATGGCCGTTCAGACTCTTACAGAGTCGCCACTCTGCCAAATGTTCGGGACGACAACAAAACCGCTGACGGAATGTACAAG TCGCGGCGGAAGAACCCAAAGCGGAAGGGGGACAATTTGGATGATCTGAAACAAGAGTTGGACAttgattttcataaaatcacaCCGGAGGAATTATACCAGAGATTTAGCACGCACCCCGAAAAC GGCCTCAGCCACGCGAAGGCGAAGGAGAACCTGGAAAGAGATGGACCGAACGCATTGACGCCGCCGAAGCAGACGCCTGAATGGGTGAAATTCTGCAAAAACTTGTTCGGCGGTTTTGCGCTGCTTTTGTGGATCGGAGCGTTCCTCTGCTTCATCGCGTACTCGATCCAAGCGTCGACGGTGGAGGACCCGAACGACGACAACCTGTACCTAGGAATAGTCCTTGCGGCGGTGGTTATAGTGACCGGAATATTCTCGTACTACCAGGAGAGCAAGTCGAGCAAGATCATGGAGTCGTTCAAGAACATGGTGCCCCAATTCGCGACCGTCCTTAGAGAGGGTGAGAAGCTGACGCTTCGGGCGGAGGACCTGGTGCTCGGTGACGTGGTCGAAGTGAAGTTCGGAGACCGGATCCCGGCCGACATCCGCATCATAGAATCACGGGGATTCAAGGTCGACAACAGCTCCCTGACGGGTGAGTCCGAGCCCCAATCCCGGTCCCCGGAGTTCACGAATGAGAATCCACTCGAGACGAAGAACCTGGCATTTTTCTCGACGAACGCCGTCGAGGGCACGGCAAAGGGAGTCGTGATCTGTTGCGGGGACCAGACGGTGATGGGACGCATAGCTGGACTCGCGTCCGGACTCGATACCGGAGAAACGCCGATCGCCAAGGAGATCCATCACTTTATTCATCTGATTACCGGAGTGGCCGTATTCCTGGGGGTTACCTTCTTCGTCATCGCCTTCATCCTCGGCTATCATTGGCTGGACGCCGTCATCTTCCTGATCGGTATCATCGTCGCTAACGTCCCCGAGGGCCTGCTGGCCACGGTTACCGTCTGCCTGACGCTCACGGCGAAACGAATGGCCTCGAAGAACTGCCTGGTAAAGAACCTCGAGGCTGTCGAGACCCTGGGATCGACTTCGACCATCTGCTCGGACAAGACCGGGACCCTGACGCAGAACCGGATGACCGTGGCTCACATGTGGTTCGACAACCAGATCATCGAGGCCGACACGACCGAGGACCAGTCCGGTGTTCAGTACGACAGAACTAGCCCGGGATTCAAGGCGCTCGCCAAGATCGCGGCGCTTTGTAATCGTGCCGAGTTCAAAGGTGGTCAGGACAACTTGTCGATACTGAAGAAGGAGGTGAACGGCGACGCGTCCGAAGCCGCGCTTCTCAAGTGCATGGAACTCGCGCTCGGCGATGTGATGGGCGTCAGGAAGCGCAACAAGAAGGTCTGCGAGATACCGTTCAACTCCACCAACAAGTACCAGGTCTCCATTCACGAGTCCGACGATCCCAACGACCCCCGACATCTCCTTGTGATGAAGGGCGCGCCAGAGAGGATCCTCGACCGATGTAGCACCATATTCATTGGCGGAAAGGAGAAGGTACTGGACGAGGAGATGAAGGAGGCGTTCAACAACGCGTATCTCGAACTCGGTGGACTCGGCGAGCGTGTTCTTGGTTTCTGCGACTTTGTTCTACCCTCTGACAAGTTTCCACTTGGTTACAAATTCAACTGCGATGACCCCAACTTCCCGGTCGAGGGACTCCGCTTTGTGGGACTCATGTCCATGATCGATCCGCCCAGGGCTGCGGTGCCGGACGCTGTTGCCAAGTGCCGGTCAGCCGGTATCAAGGTCATCATGGTCACTGGTGACCATCCTATCACTGCCAAAGCCATTGCCAAATCCGTTGGTATTATTTCTGAAG GAAACGAGACGGTCGAGGATATCGCGCAGCGTTTGAACATACCGGTAGCCGAAGTTAATCCGCGGGAGGCTAAAGCGGCTGTAATCCACGGTTCGGAACTGAGGGAATTGGACTCCGATCACCTGGACGAAATATTGCGATACCACACAGAAATTGTATTCGCACGTACTTCGCCGCAACAGAAGCTGATCATCGTTGAGGGTTGTCAGCGAATGGGAGCCATTGTGGCCGTCACAG GCGACGGTGTTAACGACTCTCCGGCGCTGAAGAAGGCCGACATCGGAGTCGCGATGGGCATCGCGGGTTCCGACGTATCGAAGCAAGCCGCCGACATGATTCTGCTCGACGACAACTTCGCCTCGATCGTCACGGGGGTCGAGGAGGGCCGGCTGATTTtcgacaatttgaaaaaatcaatcgcCTACACGCTCACCTCGAACATTCCCGAGATCTCACCCTTCCTCGCCTTCATTCTCTGCGATATTCCGCTGCCCCTTGGAACCGTAACCATCCTCTGCATCGACTTGGGAACCGACATG GTACCCGCAATCTCGCTAGCCTACGAGGAGGCTGAGAGTGATATTATGAAGCGACAACCACGAAACCCGTTCACTGACAAGCTAGTTAACGAAAG GCTGATCTCAATGGCTTACGGACAGATCGGTATGATCCAAGCTGCCGCCGGTTTCTTCGTCTACTTCGTAATTATGGCTGAGAACGGTTTCCTACCAACGAAACTGTTCGGTATCAGGAAACAGTGGGACTCTAAGGCTATCAACGATCTCACGGACAGCTACGGCCAAGAATgg ACATTCCGAGACCGAAAGACGTTGGAATTCACGTGCCACACGGCGTTCTTCGTATCGATCGTGATTGTGCAGTGGGCCGATCTGATCGTCTGTAAGACACGCAGGAACTCGATAATACATCAGGGCATGAGAAATTGGGCCTTGAATTTCGGCCTGGTATTCGAAACAGCCCTGGCTGCTTTCCTCAGCTACACACCGGGAATGGACAAGGGACTGCGCATGTTCCCGCTCAA ATTCGTGTGGTGGTTACCGGCGATACCGTTCATGATTTCGATTTTCGTATACGACGAGGTGAGACGATTCTACCTCCGCCGGAACCCTGGCGGCTGGCTCGAACAAGAAACTTATTACTAA